Within the Solibacillus silvestris genome, the region CATTTGCGTCATTTCTCCATCAAATAGCACTACCCGATAATTAGGAAGCAAGAAAACTCGTTTAATTCCTTCTATATAAACCTGATAATCTTTTCCCTTTGCTTCAATGAAAAAACGAAGAGCTGTAGGTTGTGTTTGTAGCTTTACATCGCTATAGCTTTCATTTTGATACAATAACGAAACATTTTCCGTATTCGATATCAATGTAGCTAGAAGAAACCAAGATGAGGGTGGAATGATCAGCAGATGCTGCTCCTGATTTTGTACAGGCGTGTCACTATAAAGTGTATCATCTTCAACAATTTTAATTAGGAGCTGTAAAATGGCATCATGCTGTTCCTCAAAGCAGAACTGTTCAAAATTATAGGTGATATTTTGAGATATCCGATATGGCTTTTTATTTTTTATATGTGATAAAAATTCGCGAATTGATAAAATCTGTTCTCCATTGATCTGGAGTTGTATACTAAAAAACGGGTCTTGTTCTGAAAGTTGAACAGGCGTTAATAAAAACTGCACTTCTAATATTTCCCGTTTTTCAAAATGACTTTGCTGTCTTGTTGTTTGTATTGTCTCCTGTTTAAAAATAGAAAGAAAGCTGTTTTCAGAAATTAAATTTCCAGCGTTTTCATCTACTTGCATCGATTGAGCTTTATTTTTATTGTTATTAAAAATAGCGATAAGAACTGCCGCAACATGTTGACAGCTTTTACTGAAATTACCCAATGTCGGACAGCTGCAAGATGTTTTAAATTGGCCTGTTCCCTCTTTTTCTACCCGGACAACGAATTGTTCCGTACTGTTTACAACCGCTTCCCCATACACATCTGTATATTGCAGGAAATTAACTTTCCCTGTTTGATAAAAAGTTTGTCCTTTTTTAAAAGAAACGGTTCCGCATAGATTTTTTATTTGTTTTTCTGAAATTTTTATATCCATGCCGATCCCCCTTTTTCTATTTAATCCATTTTCTCATGTCCCCCATTGAATTACTAGCTTGAAGCGAATATGAAAAAATTGAAAAAGACTTAATGATATGAGGTGAGAAGTGGTGTTGAAATTAAAGGAGAAATATATGAAAAGGGGGCTAATTGGTTAGCCCCCTTTTAAACTCAAGCAAAAGATGATTTAATTTTTTCCAGATGTCGGACTGTTGGCGTCAAGTTGGCAAAGAAGTATGCTTCACGCAATTTGCGGGATGGAACACTTCCCGCAACATAGCCGGCTGCTCCATTGTGAATCATATTCGCCTGTACTGCAGCTAATGTATCGTGCACAGCTTGGAGACGTGTGTTTACAATTCCCTTCAGTGTCAAATTGCCTGCCAAATTGTTCAACTCTGCATTAATTCTTTCATATTGATCGCGCAGTTCGGTTGCCTGTACTTTTAAGTAGTCATTACAGCCGTTTTGCTTAGCCTTTACTTTTTCAATACCTTCAACTGCTGCGGCAATTACACCTGCACCAAGCGGAACTTGATAATAAATAAACGTAGGGCGGATAATATCGCAAAATTCTTTTGCATCCTCGGAAATGACAAAGTCTTTCGAAATTACGACATGATCAAATTTACATGAATATGTCGCGCTGCCATTCACTCCAAGGAAACCAAGTCGTTCGTTCATTTCAAGACCTTCGATATCAGTTGGTACAAGCACCAAAACTTCACGACTGTCGACTGTCGCAACTGCACCAAAATAATGACGGTTCCCCAAGTTGGATACAGCTGGCAACGTTCCATTAATGACATAGCCTTCTTCTGTCTCTTCTGCCTTCAGATGGAGTTTTTCTAATCCGGAATAATACTTCATCGCATTTGATAATCCTGTTGCACCAAGCTTTACGCCACTTTCCAGTTCCGGTAATATCGTTTGCTTTAAATACTTATTGTCACTATTACGTAAATAAGTTAATGCGGCTAAATGGCACCAAACACAAAACGCTGTTGTCATACAAACCTTTGACGTTTCACGAACAACTGCTGCCTCATCCTGTAATAGCGTCGATTGCTCCTTATTTGCCGATTGGAAGAAACCAGCCTCACTTAGCGCTAAAATATAATCTTCTGCATAATGTGCCTGCTCATCGACCTTCTTCACTACGGGCTTCAGTTTTTCATCGATGATTCGTTGTAACAATTCTTTGTTCAATGCCATTGTCCCCGCATCCTTTCCTTTTAGTCTGCCAATTCCGTTAATGATGTGATCGGTGTTTGTACTGCTTCTCGTGCACGTTTTACAGCCGCTTCGTCTGGTGCATCATAGAAACATAAACATTTTGTCATATCTTCACATACATACGTACGAGAGAATTTTACATCTGGAACTTCTTCGTATTTTACCGAATTTTTCTTTTTACGCTCTAAATATTTTTCCATCGTAATTTCTGCAGGAATTTCCCATTCTACTAAGTAGTTTACTTGCTCGCCGCCCGCTTTTACTTCATCAAGTTCTTTACCGATTAAACGGACTTCCTTTACTAGATCAATTGCAACACCTTGTGTTTGTAACGCTGTTTTTGCCGCTTCCTCATCTGCTGCTTCAATAATGAAATAACCACGTGAAAAGTCTTTCGCCACTTGTACTTCGATAACTCCAACACCTTCTGTACCATGCACTTTTTCGACTAATGCCGAAAATGCTTCTTTTGAAGAAACCTCATTAATTGTTGATTCTACTAAATATAAACTCATTGTATTTTCCTCCTAATAGTAAATGTTAAATTATTCTATATTCAAATAGGCGTTCTTTAGAGCGCACTATGAATACCCATTTCAATAGTTCTTATAGGTTAAAAAAATTAACTCGCATTGCATAAAATTAATGTTTATACTTGTATCAAGGAGGCGAAAACATGAAAACACGTTATGACTTACCCTGTAACATTGCACAAACATTAAATATTTTGGGAGATCGTTGGACGCTTCTCATTATTCACGAACTGCTTATCGGCGAAACCAACTTTAATGATATTAAGCTCAAGCTTCCAGGTTTATCAGCGAATATTCTGTCAAATAGGTTAAAAGAATTGGAAGAAGCACAGATCGTTCAAAGCGAGCTATATTCCGCCCATCCCCCACGCTACCGTTATACATTAACCGAAAAAGGGACAGCCCTTGAGCATGTATTCAACTCCATGATTATATGGGGTGCTGATCATCTGGAAACCTGCTATAAAGAAATCGTCGGGCCTGATGAACAGCGTGTAGAAGTCGGTTATTATTCTACTGAAACAGGCAAACGCGTCGACACGATTCATATACGGCCATTAAAAACTGTCTAAACTCATTAGGCAGTTTTATTTGGCCCCTCCCCAAATGCGGTTTACCCAACTTTCAAAATAATGAATGCCTTTGTCGAGTAAAAGACCAAGTACCCCAATTACAACAATGCATGCCATAACTAAATCTAGACTTAAGGAATTTCGTGCATCGACAATTAAAAATCCTAAACCCGATTGCGCTCCGACCATTTCCCCAGCGACGAGGAAAATCCACGCTGAACCTAATGCCATATGCAGCCCATTGGCGATCATTGGAAATGATGCCGGCAATATAATTTTCCGCATTGTCTCAAAAGTGCTCATTTCAAAATTTGATGCGATTCGTAAATACGTTTTATCAACTTTTTTTACCGCGGATACCGTTGACAATAACACCGGGAAAAATGCAGCGATAAAAATAATAACGATCGCCGGCATATTGCCAATGCCGAACCATAGAACGATAAACGGTGACCATGCAATCGGCGAAACCGGTCGCAATACTTGAACTACCGGGTCGAGCACTTTCCAGACGGCCGGTAACCTTCCTAAAATAAGCCCTAACAAAATTGCTGCAACGACAGCGATCAGATAGCCTGTGAAAAATCGAAATAAACTAATTTGTATATGTGCAAACAGCGAACCATCGGAAATGATCGCCAGTAATGCTTCCCCCACTTTTAAAGGCGGAGGGAAAAGTGCCGACTGGTGCCCACCTATCATAATTGCAGCTTGCCATATGAGAAGTAATAATAGAAAGCCAAGTGTAATCGGGGACAATTTCTTCACTATTGCCATAGTATCCCTCCGTCCTCTACTAATTTACAAAGCTAGCATCAACAAAATCTTCATAGGAAGGAGGGTTTTCGGATAATCCCATCTCCAGTAATGCATCACGTAAAATCGTATAGCTGTCTTGTTCAATGCGTAAATTATCGTAGGAAATCCAATCTAATGAAATATCCAATACATTTTTTTCAACTGTTAAATATTGCCCAACGACTTCATGCATATGATCGTCTTTCCCTTGTGCAAGCTCTCCGCCTGCTACATAGTCATCGACAAATTTCCCTGCCAATTCTTTATTATCTTTAATAAACTGACCGCGCAATACTAAGCCGCAATCAATTGAATCTTGCCAAATTTCTTCTGACTGATAAAGCACTTTTCCGTTTTCCAATGCAACAGAAATCGCACCAAACGGCTCCGCAACTACATAACCAGCAATACGCCCTTCCGCTAAAGCAGCAGGCATTTCCGCTGGAGGCAATTCGATAACATCCACTTCATTGTAAGCAATGCCATGCTTTTTCAGCATTTCATACAACAAAATATTGTGTGTTGAAAACCGGCTTGGAATTGCAAAAGATTTCCCTTTCAGTTCTTCCACGGAATTTATATCCTTACCTCCAATTAATACATTGCCATCACGATGACCAAGTGCGACTGCTTTTAGGTCAATGCCTTTTTCCTTTGCGTTCATCGCTAATTGGATTAATACAGATGCCCCATCAATTGCACCAGTATTCAGTGCATCCATCAGCTCAGGCCAAGAACCGAATTTCACGAGCTCTAAATTATAATCTTCATATTTTTCATCATTTTGCATATATAACGGAACCGCGTGCGTAATCGGTAAATACCCGATTTTAATCGTTGGCTTTTCCCCGTCACCTGCAGTACTTCCTGTTTCGTTCGTCCCGCACGCCGTCAACAATACGACGAACAGCAGTGTTATCATTAACGCTACTTTTTTCATCTACTATCCTCCTAAATGTTAAATTCAATTGCTGCTTTATCATGAGTAAATTGGAATTCATTAAAAATGATTTCGCGGTAATGTTGAAAATCTGCATCAGCACGATTGCGGTCCTTTGGCAACTTCAGCACAACTTCTTTATGAATTTCACCTGGATTAGGCTTCATAATAAGGATGCGATCTGCTAAATAAATTGCTTCATCAATATCGTGGGTTACTAATACAATTGTCATTTTCTCGCGTTGCTGAATTTGTTTTAATTCATCCTGTAAATAATAGCGTGTAAATGTATCAAGCGCTCCAAACGGTTCATCCATTAAAATAACTTCCGGTTGAATGGCTAGCGCACGGGCAATTGCGACTCGTTGCTGCATACCACCTGAAAGTTCGCTAGGCAATGCATTAGCACGGTCTTCCAAACCGACCATCTGTAAATAATGGGCCGCTCTTTTTGTAATGTCAGCAGTCGGTAAATTCGAATTTTCAATACCGAGCTCCACATTTTTTCGAACAGAGCGCCATGGCAACAGCCCGTAATTTTGCATAAGCATAATACAGCGCTTACTAGGTTTTGTAACGGCAGTCCCATCAAGCATGATTTGTCCTTGATCAATCGTTTCAAAGCCACCGATACAATTTAACAATGTACTTTTACCACAACCGCTTTTCCCAAGAATGGCAATGACTTCACCGTGATTTATATTAAAAGAAACATCTTTTAAAACTGTCGGACCTTTTTCCCCATACGACTTTGAAACTTCTTTAATTTCAATCTTAACTGTCGACAACTAGTTTTCACCCCAATACCGATTATTCAACTTGGTTTTATATTATATGAGTTATATTATTATACTTACTTAAATAAAACAACCTTATTTTTTAATTTATTTTTATTTTCTAAAAAATAATCGGATATTTTTTGAATATAATGTAAAATGAAACAATGTACCATACGCAGGTTTGGCACGTTTCATCGGAAAGTGAGGTTATATGAATGAAAAAAGTAACATTAATTCCACAAGCACTTCGTTATGCACCAGAAATTCATCGTTTATCGCAGGCACCCGAAGTAAAGAATGCACTCGGACTTCCGACACAATCTGTGGAAGATACGGAAAACTTTATTATTAATACTATAATGGAGGAATCAGAAGGGAAAACTATTTCCCGTTTAATTTTGAATGAAGATGACCAATTGATCGGAATTACGACATTGATGTTTATCGATCAGTCCAATAAACAATGCCATATCGGAAGCTGGATTGCAGTGGATTATTGGGGCCAAGGCTATAATCTGGCCTCCAAAATTGAACTTTTGAAAATAGCATTTGAATATTTACATCTTGAAGTAGTATTTGCCGGTGCACGTACAGTCAATTTGCGTTCTCAAAAAGCGCAGGAAAAACTTCCTTTCATATCTTTAAATGTCGAACAGCAATTTCCTGAAGAACATTTGCTGCTGGAAAAAAGGCAAAAGCAACCGTGTATTTTAAACGCTGTTTTTAAGGACGATTTTCTAAACTATTTATACTCAACACAAAAAGAACGGAAAATTTAGAGGTTACTCTAATTTTCCGTTCTTTTTTAATTGTTTTAGTTAGCAGTAGCTTGTTTTGTAAAACGTGGATGTGCCCATAGTTCACGCCATTTTATGACTGATGTAATAACAATGATCAATCCTAGTGTAAGCATAATAATCGATAAAATACCGTTTAAAATATTGTAGCCACCAGCCATATCGTTCCAGTAAACATTTTTCACCATCCAGAATCCTGCTACGTTTACCGTAATATATAAATATACTAACGGAATAAAGCAAGTTAAAGCATAAATACGCTTATCCGCTACTTTTAATACGAATGTTACACCGCATACTAGACCAATGGAGGCCATTAACTGGTTGGACACACCGAATAATGCCCATACAGAAGCAATATCCCCTGAATTTAATAAGTATCCCCACATAATACAGGCCAATGCACTTGCCCCAATTGCGCCTGGGAGCCAATCCGTCTTTTTAAGCGGCTTATAAACATTTCCTAAAAAGTCTTGAATTAAGTAACGAGCTGTACGTGTACCTGCGTCAATTGCAGTTAAAATAAATACAGCTTCAAACATAATAACAAATTGATAGAAATAAGCGGTTAAATGGCTAAACCATTCTACCCCAGAGAAAATGGATGCCATACCGACTGCAAGTGTTACTGCACCACCAGTACGACCCTCCAGATCCATACCAATTGCTTCTGACAGCACCGGTAAATCGACAACCGTCATTCCCAATTTTGCGAATGCTTCAGGTGATGAGTTAATCGCAAAGTAATCTGCCGGATGCAGTACAGTTGCAGCGATCAGTGCCATTACCCCAACGACACATTCTACGAGCATAGCACCAAAACCAACTACGCGAATATCATCCCAACGGTTTAACATTTTCGGCGTAGTACCTGATCCTACAAATGCATGGAAACCGGAAATAGCTCCACATGCAATTGTAATCGAAACGAATGGCCACACAGGACCTGCAACGATCGGACCGCCTCCTAGGAATTCAGGAATAAACGCAGGGAATTGAATTGTAGGGTTAATAATAAACACCCCAATGATTAAAGCAATAAATACCCCTATCTTCATGAAACTGCTCAAATAATCACGTGGTGCAAGTAAGAACCAAACTGGCAATGCAGCTGCAAAGAACGCATAAATCGGCAATAGAATCGATAAAGTTTCACGATCTAATGTTAATACATCTCCTAGCCATGTACCTTGAATAGACGGTCCGTAAAAAACGGCCCCAACGAGAAGAATGACCCCAAGTATTGTTGAAATCTTTAAGTTTCCTGTGAATTTATTGATAAGACCCATGAGCATGGCAATCGGAATCGTTGCTGCAACTGCAAATGTTCCCCAAGGGTTTTCTGCTAAAGCTCCTAAAATAACCATTGATAAACCGGCCATTGTAATTGTAATGATGAACAGCATCGCTAATCCTGTACAAAAACCAGCGACAGGCCCAAGCTCTTCACGCATAACTTCCGATAATGACTTCCCGCCTTTTGTCATCGAAGCAAATAATACAACTGCATCGTGTACGGCGCCCCCAATAACAGCACCAATTAATAACCAAAGATAACCCGGTAAATAACCGAATTGCGCGGCTAAAATTGGTCCAACTAGCGGTCCTGCTGCGGCAATGGCTGCAAAGTGATGTCCAAAAGCTACCCAACGATTTGTTGGCACGTAATCTTGTCCGTCATTTTTTTCATTTGCAGGTGTAGGTATATCTTCGTTAATCTTTAATACTTTCTTTGTAAAGAAAATTCCGTAAAAACGATAGGCAATTACTAAAATACAGATTGCCCCAATTACTAATGTGATCGCATTCATTTAACTTTCCCCCTATGTATCTCTCTTATGTTGTAATACAACAATAACAAATTTCATAACTGTTGTATTACAATTTTTAAAATTAACTGAAAATTATGCATAATAGCTATTTTATCATACCAAACTACAGAAATTGTAAAAATTATCGAAATAGTTGAAATAAATCACCCTTACATTGCTTTACATGCCTATGTCATTTGAAATACTTCTATTTTATGATGAACCTCTTCTTCAGATTCTAATAACTTTACATCATTTTTTTGTAATATAAATGAAATATAATTTATGTTTAATATAACGAGAGATGGGAATTTAACTAGTAAGCTTAGCAATAAGCTAAAAAATTTTCACTAGGAGGATGTAAGAAATGGCTAATAACAACAAACGTAATCAGAATCAGAATGACGGACAAATGACGGTTCAAGAAGCGGGTCGTAAAGGCGGAGAAGCTACATCTAATAACCATGGTAGAGAATTTTATGAAGAAATCGGCCGTAAAGGCGGAGAAGCAAGCAGCGGAAACAACCAAAACGGTAATAATAACAATAATGGCGGCAAAATGAGCCGTGAAGAAGCTGGCCGCAAAGGCGGAGAAGCTAGCCGTAGAAACAATAACAGTAACAATAATAACAAAAAAAATAACTCATAATGATTTAATTAACCTTGAAGATAGGTTGATTCATGATGTAAATATTAATTCTTTACATTAATAAAGGGTGTTTGCCATTTAGAAGAATGGCGAACACCCTTATTTGTATGGATTTTTACCCTATTATCCAAATTTCCCCTCGAACAGTATACATATCCAAACAAATTACTTGAAAATATTATATAACAATTATATATTATTTTATGCTTGCTTAAATTAGAGCGAGCATTTTATTGTGTTTTCTTATTTATTATATATATAGAAAAGGAAATGAGCGTATACATGAACCAATATACAAACGAATTTTTATATAAATTAATTTATTCCACTATTAAAGCTACAGGCCTCCCTATAATGTTGGAGGAGGATCATACCGGAGTAAATATGAGCTATAACTTTATAACAAATGTTGTTAGTTTTGATGCAAACCGTTTAGTGGAAGCAGCTGGCGAATTATCAAGCATTCCATTTGATCAATATGTAAAAACCATTACTCTTCATGAACTTGGTCACGCTATTGACCGTCCTGCACTAGATGCTTCTTTAACTAGAACCCTCGATTATTTTGATATGAGAGATCAATATTCTACTAAAGAAATTTTTAAAAATCCTGATTTATTAGGCATGTTAATAGAAGAACATCAAATGAACATTGCCTTTGAAGAAACCGCATGGGCTAACGCAGAAAACCTAAATGAAAAATTATTATTCATTGATCAAAATACATTTGAAATGATAAAAAATCATAGTCTTTCCACATATATTAATAATTATGAAGAAGATTTGGCAGTTTACAAACAGCTTCTGGAACAAACGGAGCTTCAGCCTGCTTAATTTTAGTGAGCCCAAACAAAAAAAGACTAAAATGCATGTAATAAAATAACGATCTTGAAAGCGATTATTTCCTTTCAAGATCGTTTTTCTGTAATAATTTAACTTTATATTTCAATTATTATCGGCAAAATCATGGGCTTTTTCATTTTTAATGTAAAGATATATTGATCTACCGCGTGTTTAATCGCTTTTTTCATAGCAAACGGATTGGCTTCTTTAAAGTTTTCGACAGCTGCTTGAGCAATTTCGTTAATATCATTTATTAATCCTTCTGATTCTCTCGCATAGACGAATCCGCGAGAAATACTGTCAGGACCAGAAATAATGGACCCATCGAATTTACTGATCGTGACGACAATCACAAGCATCCCATCTTCGGATAGTTGCTTCCGATCACGCAATACGATTTCACCGACTTCATCACTTCCAGTACCATCCACGTACGTATCTCCTGCCGGAATAGCCCGTGTTTGCCGCGCTTCCCCGCCTTTAATGTCAACAATTTCACCATTTTTAAGGATAAATGTATGCCCTTTTTCAACACCAACCGCTTCTGCCAGTGACCGATGAATATGAAGCATGCGGTATTCTCCATGAATGGGAATAAAATATTTTGGCTTCATAAGTGTCAGCATCATTTTTAAATCTTCTTGATAGCCATGACCCGATACGTGCATACCGGTAATGCTCGAATTTCCGTATACTACTTTTGCGCCAAGCTGAAACAGATTATCAACAATTTTTGAAACATCTTTTTCATTTCCAGGTATTGGTGAAGCTGCGAAAATAACCGTATCGCCTTGCACAACTTTAACATCCCGATTACGACCAGTTGAGAGTCGGGAAAGCGCAGCTAATGGCTCCCCTTGGCTTCCTGTACATAATATTACTGCCCGTTCCGGCGGTAACTCTTTTAATTCTCTTGGCTCGATAAGCATCCAGCCTGGAATGTCCAAGTTGCCCAGTCGCATCGCAACAGACGTAACATTGACCATGCTGCGACCTAGAAGAACAATTTTCCGATTCGTCTTTTTTGCTGCTTCAACGATTTGCTGAATGCGATTTACATTGGATGCAAAAGTAGAAATGAAGATTTTTCCGGTCGCTTTTTGAAATTCCTCATCCAAATGACCTCCAATTACTTGCTCGGATGGTGTAAATCCGGGACGTTCGGCGTTTGTACTTTCGGATATGAGGGCGAGCACCCCTTCTGTACCGAGTGCTGCCATTTTATGAATATCTGATGGTTGATCATTAACGGGTGTGAAATCAAATTTAAAGTCACCTGTATGAATGACTTTCCCTTCAGGCGTATGAAAAACAATCCCTAAACAGTCAGGAATACTGTGACTTGTCTTAAAGAAAGTGAGCGATAGTTGGTCAAAATTAATTTTTGACTCTGCATTAATCTCAATTAATTCTGTATTACGGAGCAATTTGTGCTCCTTTAGTTTCAGCTCAATTAACCCAAGGGTAAATCTGGATGCATAAATTGGCATATTAATTTTTCTCAACAAATATGGGATTCCGCCAATATGATCTTCATGTCCATGCGTTACAACTAAAGCTTTGATTTTATGTTTATTTTCTTCCAAATAGCTTAAATCCGGGATTATCAAATCGACACCTAATAAACTCTGATCTGCAAATTTCCCGCCACAATCAACGATAACTAATTCTTGCCCATATTCAATGACATACATATTTTTTCCGATTTCATTAATGCCGCCTAGTGCGAAAATGGATAGTGTATTTTCAGTATTTAGCAACTTCGACTCCTCCTATAGAATGGATATTTTTATGTGTACATAAAATTTCGCCTTATATATTAGTATTTCTAATTTAAAAAGAAACTATACGAAAGCAGTTCACGATGTTTTGAAATAATTCATCGTATTTCGCCCATACTAAAATTGAAAGGAATTGATTATGATGCTTAGTGAAAAACAACTTACTAAATTAAAACGACTGCTCATCGAACAAAAAAGAGAACTAATTGGTGATGTCAACACTAATGAAAATGAACTTATTGCACGTGCCAGTTTAAGGGACTCTACAGATGAGCTCTCAACTATTGACAATCATCCCGCGGATTTAGCGACCGAATTATATGACCGTGAAAAAGATATGGCATTAAAAGTGCATAGTGATGACTTATTGGGCCAAATTGAAGCGGCATTTGATCGGATGAATAACGGTACATATGGAGTTTGTGCAAAATGCCAAACAGAAATCCCATATGATCGACTGCAAGCAATTCCGTATACGGCTTTTTGTATTGAGCATAGTGATGCAAAAACTCCTGCGGCAGATCGTCCGGTTGAAGAACAATTGCTCCATCCGGCTGTTGACAACTCCTTTTCAAATCGGGAAAAGGATGATGAGCTTCAAGATAACGAAGATTCCTTCCAAATCGTCGCACAGTATGGAAATTCCGATACACCAGCAGATTTTGAAGGAGATTTCGATCACTACAACGATTTATACAAAGATAAAGATGATGAAGATATGTATTCTGCACTGGAAATATTGCATGTTTCCAAGGACGATTTTCTGCAGGGGCAAATTTCCAAAGAATATGCAGATGAAGCACGAAAACACGATTATTTGGATTGACTGCGATATAATCAAAAAGCCGAGAATGTCTATGTTCTCGGCTT harbors:
- a CDS encoding molecular chaperone DnaK; amino-acid sequence: MLSEKQLTKLKRLLIEQKRELIGDVNTNENELIARASLRDSTDELSTIDNHPADLATELYDREKDMALKVHSDDLLGQIEAAFDRMNNGTYGVCAKCQTEIPYDRLQAIPYTAFCIEHSDAKTPAADRPVEEQLLHPAVDNSFSNREKDDELQDNEDSFQIVAQYGNSDTPADFEGDFDHYNDLYKDKDDEDMYSALEILHVSKDDFLQGQISKEYADEARKHDYLD